Proteins encoded within one genomic window of Mya arenaria isolate MELC-2E11 chromosome 13, ASM2691426v1:
- the LOC128214317 gene encoding uncharacterized protein LOC128214317 has product MVTLRAFLRHHRGNAFVPGFLAFFIVAYVIIVKMDTSGNASVNSTGSLDPRDAAKVIRTHINSIPAKVMQEFAQDRPETAGQFTYDFYDDAGNVTEYDDNGSSPNSWVKSKKMQSKVLPLTEPAVNSNLGEKSSYSKLLRKQEVKLVPSAFSNNLNLKRGVDHKFVHVFNAMEETLEKRNTIKEKPCLLLKTHHLSSPICTHDPADDEIISGKLSTEGTWEGNYLYIVGSILSREPELHVLDLGCNIGVYTIFSAKLKHRVVALDPNKMNLRLLTKSLNMGGLTRYVTLLWNAISNVRENVTLYDIIGNIGGSFVDPADDITEVDDDHRAVAITLDDLIPYFAGKPVFIKMDVETYELKALQGGEQFFRSVNVRFVLLEWIHHREFDTGKDVIRFMTQHGLFPHVNAHRNTRLEPQHYTSWPDNVLWIKY; this is encoded by the coding sequence ATGGTGACCTTACGCGCGTTTCTTCGCCACCATAGGGGCAACGCGTTTGTTCCCGGTTTCCTCGCGTTCTTCATTGTCGCCTACGTCATCATTGTAAAGATGGACACCAGCGGTAATGCCTCCGTCAACAGCACGGGCTCTCTGGACCCACGTGACGCTGCTAAGGTGATTCGCACGCACATCAATTCCATCCCGGCTAAGGTGATGCAGGAGTTCGCACAGGACAGGCCTGAAACGGCGGGACAATTCACATACGACTTCTATGACGACGCGGGCAACGTCACGGAATATGATGACAATGGAAGTTCCCCGAATTCCTGggttaaaagcaaaaaaatgcaGAGCAAGGTCCTGCCGTTGACCGAACCTGCTGTCAATAGTAATCTAGGGGAAAAGTCGTCTTACTCAAAACTATTAAGAAAACAAGAAGTCAAACTTGTGCCAAGTGCCTTtagtaataatttaaatttaaagagaGGAGTTGATCAcaaatttgtacatgttttcaatGCCATGGAAGAGACCCTCGAAAAgagaaatacaattaaagaaaagCCATGCTTGCTGCTGAAGACCCACCACCTGAGCTCTCCCATCTGTACCCACGACCCCGCGGATGACGAGATCATCTCTGGGAAGCTGTCCACGGAGGGGACATGGGAGGGAAATTACCTGTACATCGTGGGCAGTATTCTCTCCCGGGAACCAGAACTCCACGTGCTGGACCTGGGGTGCAATATCGGCGTGTATACTATCTTCTCAGCTAAATTGAAACACAGGGTGGTTGCATTAGATCCCAACAAGATGAACTTGCGACTTCTGACCAAGTCGCTGAATATGGGAGGCTTAACGCGTTACGTGACGCTACTGTGGAATGCTATTTCTAACGTTCGTGAGAACGTCACGTTGTATGACATTATCGGGAATATCGGTGGCTCGTTCGTGGACCCGGCCGATGACATTACGGAAGTGGACGACGACCACCGGGCCGTCGCCATCACACTCGATGATCTCATACCTTACTTTGCGGGAAAACCTGTGTTCATTAAGATGGACGTGGAAACATACGAACTGAAAGCTCTCCAGGGTGGGGAGCAGTTTTTCAGGAGCGTGAACGTGCGCTTTGTGCTGCTAGAGTGGATTCACCATCGGGAATTTGACACTGGTAAGGATGTGATACGGTTTATGACGCAGCACGGGCTGTTCCCACACGTGAACGCGCACCGCAACACGCGCCTTGAGCCCCAGCATTACACGTCCTGGCCGGACAACGTCCTCTGGATCAAGTATTAG